Proteins encoded within one genomic window of Dyadobacter chenhuakuii:
- the obgE gene encoding GTPase ObgE, which yields MASSNFIDYVKINVRSGSGGAGSLHFRREKHVEKGGPDGGDGGRGGHVILKGNSQLWTLLHLKYTKHIKAFDGKGGEGGRRSGSIGKDIILEVPLGTIAKNAETGEQLFEITEDGQEVILLKGGRGGMGNDHFKSATNQTPQHAQTGEAGLEAWIILELKVLADVGLVGFPNAGKSTLLSVVSAARPEIADYPFTTLVPNLGVVSYRDYKSFVMADIPGIIEGASQGKGLGLRFLRHIERNSILLFMVPADSEDINAEYETLLQELRIYNPSLLDKSRILAISKTDVLSEEERADLKSQIPASIPSIFISAITQEGIEQLKDQIWNLINLPLSVK from the coding sequence ATGGCTTCCTCCAACTTTATTGATTACGTCAAAATTAATGTGCGCTCCGGTTCTGGTGGTGCGGGTTCACTGCATTTCAGAAGGGAAAAACACGTTGAAAAAGGCGGGCCGGACGGCGGCGACGGCGGACGCGGCGGTCACGTAATCCTGAAAGGGAATAGCCAGCTATGGACATTGCTCCACCTGAAATACACCAAGCACATCAAGGCCTTTGACGGAAAAGGCGGCGAAGGCGGAAGACGTTCAGGCTCGATCGGTAAGGACATTATCCTCGAGGTGCCGCTAGGCACCATCGCCAAAAATGCCGAAACCGGTGAACAACTTTTTGAAATTACGGAAGACGGTCAGGAAGTGATCTTGCTGAAAGGCGGTCGCGGTGGAATGGGTAACGACCATTTCAAATCAGCCACGAATCAGACTCCGCAACATGCGCAGACAGGAGAGGCTGGCCTCGAAGCCTGGATTATCCTGGAATTGAAGGTGTTAGCAGATGTCGGCCTGGTTGGTTTCCCAAATGCAGGCAAGTCCACATTGCTTTCCGTTGTTTCGGCTGCAAGGCCGGAAATCGCTGATTATCCTTTCACTACATTGGTGCCCAACCTGGGCGTAGTTTCTTACCGGGACTACAAATCCTTCGTGATGGCCGACATTCCCGGCATTATCGAAGGCGCATCACAAGGAAAAGGCCTTGGCTTGCGTTTTTTACGGCACATAGAAAGAAATTCCATCTTACTGTTCATGGTTCCGGCTGACAGTGAAGACATTAATGCCGAATACGAAACATTGCTCCAAGAGTTAAGAATATACAATCCTTCCCTTCTCGATAAGAGTCGCATTCTCGCGATCTCAAAAACTGACGTTCTTTCCGAAGAGGAACGCGCCGATTTAAAATCACAAATTCCAGCATCCATACCCAGTATTTTCATTTCTGCAATTACCCAAGAAGGAATTGAACAATTGAAAGATCAGATATGGAACCTCATCAATTTGCCGTTGTCCGTAAAATAA
- a CDS encoding T9SS type A sorting domain-containing protein → MKHYLPYLFWVGLIFLSFTSSAQVNIDFPTDRAVFQRGKGNQANIYISGTYTKITTRIDARLEAINGQGISTDWKEISNNPQGGLYTGAIEGTGGWYTLYVRAFNGDQQLGEPARIDHVGIGEVFIIAGQSNAEGFEHFGSQGAQDDRVSTVNRLYNQPFPETYDRHPQFSHLDAETKISPRGQSAWSWGRLGDQLVNKLQVPVLFFNVAWTGTAVRNWKESIDGPTQSVYAPVNFEPFGMPYGNMRNVIQRLTPITGLRGILWQQGESDNVTPTTTTDSYFNDLKKVIETSRNDAGENISWVVSITSYDNRLGATSRVTDGQQRVINNVPNVFQGPNTDLLQIPRPAEGEGVHFKDDGLRQLGDAWAQQLNDNFFANSNPYQGVRPLRVSASCAGNGNLNLEADNVGLSQFSWSNGSNSSNTQVGNGTHSVSARDGKGRYIFSPNIRINDNIQPNKPIIQLEGSNPVCLGNTATLISNTSENIRWSNGSTSDRVPVTTGGEYFVTTRNFYGCESTSDKITMTVSTSPLPPKPKIAASGVLEFCDGGEVSLTSDSKLKNAWSNGGNTSTIVVKSSGEYRVRALDEVGCYSPDSDPVNVKVNALPQKPVVALSGNTTFCQGENLIMTSNYDSGNIWSTAATSKAITVTASGTFSLKQRDSNGCESTSDEIAVKVNALPATPAITALRPTTFCLRDYTTLRSSEAFSYVWSNGETGREIEIRNSGNFTIAAKDENGCVSPVSPVVRVVANVLPETPTIRADGPTVFCADLSVNLQSSPAAAFLWSNGASTQSLKVTTPGTFSVQTINEFQCFSDPSNQITTETLALPPAPNIAAEGATTFCDGDFVVLKATLGNTFFWNTLEEGESIQADTTGSYAARVRDEKGCYSPFSRSIQVDVKPTPTRPTIKQIGVFTLLAENNLNSGDHVWKLNGQELTENGTTLKAIQSGTYVVNNTVVYSPTLTCFSDFSDRFSFIADTRNPGFVTYPNPVVDGKITIETLQNLNNAEVQIIDSRGVIHRTFTVKKFDSQQFFNIQGLSSGLYVVRIVSVAFTASQKLIIVQ, encoded by the coding sequence ATGAAGCACTATCTACCATACTTGTTCTGGGTAGGATTAATCTTTCTTTCGTTCACCTCTTCTGCACAAGTAAACATTGACTTTCCAACAGATCGAGCTGTCTTTCAACGGGGTAAGGGCAATCAAGCCAACATTTACATTTCAGGCACATACACTAAAATCACTACACGCATTGACGCGCGGCTAGAAGCCATCAACGGGCAAGGGATCTCCACTGACTGGAAAGAAATTTCGAACAATCCGCAGGGTGGCTTGTACACAGGCGCCATCGAAGGGACGGGAGGCTGGTATACACTTTATGTACGCGCTTTCAATGGCGACCAGCAGCTCGGTGAACCTGCCCGGATAGACCATGTAGGCATAGGAGAAGTGTTTATTATTGCTGGCCAGTCCAATGCAGAAGGTTTCGAACATTTCGGTTCCCAAGGTGCGCAGGACGACCGTGTAAGCACCGTAAACAGGCTCTATAATCAGCCTTTTCCTGAGACTTATGACCGCCATCCGCAATTTAGCCACTTAGATGCCGAGACAAAGATCAGCCCCCGTGGACAGTCTGCATGGAGTTGGGGAAGGCTTGGTGATCAGCTTGTTAACAAACTCCAGGTGCCCGTTTTATTTTTCAATGTAGCCTGGACAGGAACTGCTGTCCGGAACTGGAAAGAGAGTATAGATGGGCCGACGCAATCGGTGTATGCGCCAGTTAACTTTGAACCCTTCGGGATGCCCTATGGAAACATGCGTAATGTTATTCAACGCTTGACGCCGATTACCGGGTTGAGAGGCATTCTCTGGCAACAAGGCGAGTCTGATAATGTTACACCAACAACAACTACTGATTCCTATTTCAACGATCTAAAAAAAGTGATTGAAACCAGCAGAAACGATGCTGGTGAAAACATTTCGTGGGTTGTATCAATTACTTCTTACGATAACCGGCTCGGAGCAACTTCCCGTGTTACGGACGGACAGCAACGGGTTATCAATAATGTCCCTAACGTATTCCAGGGACCGAACACGGATTTGCTCCAAATCCCACGTCCGGCAGAAGGTGAAGGCGTTCACTTCAAGGATGACGGGCTGAGGCAGCTGGGCGATGCCTGGGCGCAGCAACTGAACGATAACTTTTTTGCAAATTCAAACCCATACCAAGGCGTTAGACCGTTAAGGGTAAGCGCATCCTGCGCTGGCAATGGTAACCTCAACCTGGAGGCCGACAATGTTGGTCTTTCCCAATTCAGCTGGAGCAATGGTTCGAATTCAAGCAATACCCAGGTTGGAAACGGCACGCATAGCGTTAGCGCCCGCGATGGAAAAGGACGTTATATTTTCTCTCCGAATATCAGGATCAATGACAACATTCAACCTAATAAGCCGATTATACAGCTTGAAGGAAGCAATCCGGTTTGCCTAGGAAATACGGCAACATTGATATCCAACACTTCTGAAAACATCAGATGGAGCAATGGCTCCACCAGCGATCGCGTGCCTGTGACCACAGGTGGAGAATATTTTGTTACAACCAGGAATTTTTATGGCTGCGAATCGACGTCCGACAAGATTACAATGACGGTCTCTACTTCGCCCTTGCCACCAAAACCAAAGATCGCGGCCTCGGGCGTGCTCGAATTCTGTGACGGCGGCGAAGTAAGCCTTACTTCCGACTCAAAGTTGAAAAATGCCTGGTCAAACGGCGGAAACACATCGACCATTGTCGTAAAATCTTCCGGTGAATATCGGGTAAGAGCATTGGATGAAGTTGGGTGCTATTCCCCTGATTCTGACCCCGTTAATGTTAAGGTTAATGCATTACCGCAAAAGCCTGTGGTTGCTTTGAGCGGCAACACTACTTTTTGCCAGGGTGAGAATTTGATCATGACTTCCAACTACGATAGCGGGAACATATGGAGCACAGCCGCAACTTCAAAAGCGATTACGGTAACTGCCTCAGGCACATTCTCTTTGAAACAGCGTGATTCCAATGGCTGTGAATCAACTTCGGACGAGATAGCGGTGAAAGTAAATGCTCTTCCTGCAACACCAGCCATCACTGCTCTTCGTCCAACCACATTCTGCCTCCGGGATTATACGACATTAAGAAGCAGCGAAGCGTTCTCTTATGTGTGGAGCAACGGCGAAACCGGCAGGGAAATCGAGATCCGCAATTCCGGTAATTTTACAATTGCTGCGAAAGATGAAAACGGCTGTGTTTCTCCGGTGTCACCCGTGGTAAGGGTTGTAGCAAACGTTCTTCCTGAAACGCCAACAATCCGCGCCGACGGCCCTACGGTTTTCTGCGCAGACCTTAGCGTTAATTTGCAATCCTCACCGGCGGCGGCGTTCCTATGGAGCAATGGCGCTTCGACACAATCATTGAAAGTGACCACGCCCGGAACATTCTCCGTGCAAACGATCAACGAGTTCCAATGCTTTTCTGATCCTAGTAACCAGATCACAACAGAAACACTTGCCCTGCCGCCAGCTCCGAATATTGCTGCGGAAGGTGCCACCACTTTCTGCGACGGTGACTTTGTGGTGCTGAAGGCAACATTAGGAAATACATTCTTTTGGAACACCCTGGAAGAAGGCGAAAGCATTCAGGCAGATACAACGGGCAGCTATGCCGCCAGGGTCCGGGATGAAAAAGGCTGTTACTCACCATTCTCGAGATCAATCCAGGTGGATGTAAAGCCTACGCCTACGCGGCCGACCATTAAGCAGATCGGTGTGTTTACGTTGCTGGCAGAAAACAATTTAAATTCAGGAGATCACGTCTGGAAGCTTAACGGACAGGAACTGACCGAAAACGGAACAACATTGAAAGCGATCCAGTCGGGAACTTATGTAGTTAATAATACGGTGGTTTACAGCCCGACATTGACTTGTTTTTCAGATTTTTCTGATCGCTTCAGTTTTATTGCAGACACCCGGAATCCAGGTTTCGTTACTTATCCAAACCCGGTTGTCGACGGCAAGATCACTATTGAAACATTACAAAACCTGAATAACGCCGAAGTTCAGATCATCGACAGCCGCGGGGTTATTCACAGAACCTTCACAGTAAAGAAATTTGACAGTCAGCAATTCTTTAATATCCAGGGCTTATCAAGTGGTTTGTACGTGGTGCGGATTGTTTCGGTGGCGTTTACTGCATCCCAAAAGCTGATTATCGTTCAGTAA
- a CDS encoding sialate O-acetylesterase, with protein MRYRIILPVVAKALLLISIISSTAFSQIRITSPAFQAVYQQSVRGQREITVTGTFTVPMDKVEARAVPVVEGQGFPTPWETLQQAPKGGVFKGNITLMGGWYSLEVRGLSDGKVVGRDILSRLGVGEVFIIAGQSNAQGLKKYPGPSAQDDRVMYISNYNNDDVDRLTDPVPPAFSKISRDLGIMSPRGQSAWCWGVLGDLLVAKLNVPILFINAAWEGTSIENWASSAKGLTTKNKYGGFVYPPQMPFANLRIAARNYGNQYGVRAVLWMQGETDALFKTPAASYREDLQFIMNRLGAETGDKRITWVIARTSRTSAGDRIPSTINPEIIAAQNAVLDTRFNPTYPGPETDPLVPNRGDNTHFVGESPSDFEGTNRALTILANAWNESLDANFFSTATPTNPAPIPDIEAACVTENNAVTITLPTGFASYQWTNGATGNSITVSEAGTYRATVKDNAGNSILTSVVVLDNGAKPVQPTIQQQGDQQACFDSAFQFSVADGTDIYSWYKQGSNTVVATGATAQIAESGNYYVKGRNIFGCVSENSAASSLIIRPEIPKPVIEPSGPFSIMASIPADLDAKFLWRRPGTESDTTANLVKILKTGEYSARAQVVFQLGDDLLTCYSDTASREFKTNEQNEVVIYPNPSEGNYVYIESRDNIRNAAVTIFDIYGRVIRTTTPRLLDSRIEIDTRYLPTGKYILRVTGEGQSLTKQIVIR; from the coding sequence ATGCGTTATAGAATTATTCTCCCGGTTGTGGCAAAGGCATTGCTGTTAATCAGTATTATATCTTCAACAGCTTTCTCGCAAATCCGAATCACTTCACCGGCTTTCCAGGCTGTATATCAGCAAAGTGTTAGGGGACAGAGAGAGATAACCGTTACAGGAACATTTACTGTCCCTATGGACAAAGTTGAAGCCCGCGCCGTGCCCGTAGTGGAAGGTCAGGGCTTTCCGACACCTTGGGAAACTTTGCAGCAAGCTCCGAAGGGCGGCGTTTTTAAAGGAAATATTACATTAATGGGTGGCTGGTATTCGCTTGAAGTCCGTGGACTTTCAGATGGAAAAGTTGTTGGCCGCGACATTCTTTCCAGGTTAGGCGTAGGCGAAGTTTTTATCATCGCAGGACAGTCTAATGCACAAGGATTAAAGAAATATCCGGGACCATCCGCTCAGGATGACCGCGTTATGTATATTTCAAACTATAACAATGACGATGTCGATCGTTTGACCGATCCTGTCCCACCCGCTTTTTCTAAAATATCAAGAGACCTTGGAATAATGTCTCCGAGAGGCCAGTCGGCATGGTGCTGGGGCGTATTGGGTGATTTGCTGGTTGCGAAACTGAATGTTCCGATATTGTTCATCAATGCAGCCTGGGAAGGAACTTCCATCGAGAACTGGGCGAGCAGCGCAAAGGGTTTAACTACAAAAAATAAATACGGCGGTTTCGTCTATCCTCCCCAAATGCCATTTGCCAACCTGAGAATTGCGGCAAGAAATTATGGCAATCAATATGGTGTGAGAGCGGTGTTGTGGATGCAGGGAGAAACGGATGCTTTGTTTAAAACTCCTGCGGCGTCTTACCGTGAAGATCTTCAATTCATTATGAACAGGTTGGGTGCTGAAACAGGGGACAAGCGCATTACCTGGGTTATTGCCCGGACTTCCAGAACGTCGGCGGGTGACAGGATCCCTTCTACAATAAATCCTGAGATCATTGCTGCTCAGAATGCCGTTTTGGATACACGTTTTAATCCTACATACCCTGGACCTGAAACGGACCCATTAGTTCCCAACCGCGGTGATAATACGCACTTTGTTGGAGAAAGCCCATCGGATTTTGAGGGCACGAACCGGGCGCTTACAATCCTTGCAAATGCCTGGAATGAAAGCCTTGATGCTAACTTTTTCTCAACGGCTACGCCAACGAACCCTGCTCCAATTCCTGATATCGAAGCAGCTTGTGTAACTGAAAATAATGCTGTTACCATCACTTTACCAACCGGTTTTGCTTCGTACCAATGGACGAACGGCGCCACCGGGAACAGCATTACGGTTTCTGAAGCAGGAACTTACCGCGCAACCGTAAAAGACAATGCTGGCAATTCAATTTTAACTTCTGTTGTTGTGCTGGATAATGGTGCAAAACCGGTTCAGCCCACGATTCAGCAACAGGGCGATCAGCAGGCTTGCTTTGACTCTGCTTTCCAATTCTCCGTGGCCGATGGAACGGACATTTACAGCTGGTACAAACAAGGATCAAACACAGTGGTGGCAACCGGCGCAACTGCACAGATTGCGGAAAGCGGTAATTACTATGTGAAGGGAAGAAATATCTTCGGCTGTGTTTCTGAAAATTCAGCTGCTTCCTCACTCATCATCAGACCTGAAATTCCTAAACCGGTTATTGAACCATCAGGCCCTTTCAGCATTATGGCTTCCATACCGGCAGATCTGGATGCGAAATTCCTGTGGCGCAGGCCAGGAACAGAGTCGGATACGACTGCTAACCTGGTCAAAATTCTGAAAACAGGCGAGTACTCGGCAAGAGCACAAGTGGTTTTCCAGCTTGGCGATGATTTGCTGACTTGCTATTCAGACACGGCTTCCCGCGAGTTTAAAACGAATGAGCAAAACGAAGTTGTAATTTACCCGAATCCAAGCGAAGGTAATTATGTTTATATCGAGTCAAGAGACAACATCCGCAATGCAGCCGTAACTATCTTTGACATTTATGGAAGGGTGATCAGAACAACGACACCAAGACTTCTGGACAGCCGCATTGAAATTGATACAAGATATCTGCCAACAGGAAAATACATTCTGAGAGTAACTGGCGAAGGTCAAAGCCTTACCAAGCAGATTGTGATCCGATAA
- a CDS encoding NADH-quinone oxidoreductase subunit A: protein MNNSYFPSDYLPILVQFILAAGFIGGTMIVTHLIGPSRKSKLKDDPFECGIESVGDARTPISVKYFLVAILFVLFDVEVIFMYPWAVNFKGLGMFGFVEMLLFMALLLSGFYYVIRKGVLNWEE, encoded by the coding sequence ATGAACAATTCATATTTCCCTTCTGATTACCTGCCGATATTGGTACAATTCATCCTCGCTGCCGGCTTCATTGGTGGCACAATGATTGTAACGCACTTAATTGGCCCAAGCAGGAAAAGCAAGCTAAAAGACGATCCGTTTGAATGTGGTATCGAATCCGTGGGCGATGCGCGCACGCCGATATCCGTAAAATATTTTCTTGTTGCCATCCTATTCGTCCTTTTTGATGTTGAGGTGATATTTATGTATCCCTGGGCGGTAAATTTTAAGGGTTTAGGAATGTTTGGGTTTGTAGAAATGTTATTGTTCATGGCATTGCTGCTTTCCGGATTCTATTATGTGATCCGCAAAGGAGTTTTGAACTGGGAAGAGTAA
- a CDS encoding NADH-quinone oxidoreductase subunit B codes for MKEVTIVEAPQGHSGSGFFATSFDEAIGLARSYSLWPLPFATSCCGIEFMATMGAHYDISRFGSERPSFSPRQADLLMVMGTIAKKMAPVVKQVYLQMSEPRWVMAVGACASSGGIFDTYSVLQGIDRIIPVDVYVPGCPPRPEQIIDGLMHIQHLAQNEKLRRRNTDEYSELLASYNIQ; via the coding sequence ATGAAAGAAGTAACGATTGTGGAGGCTCCGCAAGGACATAGCGGATCTGGTTTTTTTGCAACTTCATTTGATGAAGCCATAGGTTTGGCAAGAAGTTATTCCCTCTGGCCACTTCCTTTTGCAACTTCTTGCTGCGGAATTGAATTCATGGCAACGATGGGTGCACATTACGATATATCCCGGTTTGGATCGGAAAGACCTAGTTTTTCACCTCGCCAGGCAGACTTGCTGATGGTTATGGGAACGATCGCCAAGAAAATGGCGCCCGTGGTGAAGCAGGTTTATTTACAAATGTCTGAACCCCGCTGGGTGATGGCCGTTGGTGCGTGCGCTTCAAGTGGCGGTATCTTCGACACTTACAGCGTTTTGCAGGGAATCGACCGGATCATCCCGGTTGACGTGTATGTTCCCGGCTGTCCGCCCCGTCCTGAGCAGATCATTGATGGCTTGATGCATATTCAGCATTTGGCACAAAATGAAAAGCTTCGCCGCAGAAATACAGACGAGTATTCTGAATTATTAGCATCATATAATATTCAATAA
- a CDS encoding NADH-quinone oxidoreductase subunit C: MLSNQEVAEALLEKFGDQVFDFEEPYGLLTLSTSREEIIPLLEFLHKHKTYQFIFLTDITGIHYPDNAGQEFMVVYHMHSFVHNFRVRIKVSLAEADIHIPTATGLFASANWMERETYDFFGIMFDGHPNLKRILNIEEMDYFPMRREFPMEDATREDKTDALFGR; the protein is encoded by the coding sequence ATGCTAAGTAACCAGGAGGTAGCCGAAGCGCTTTTGGAAAAATTTGGTGATCAGGTTTTTGACTTTGAAGAGCCTTACGGATTGCTGACGCTTTCAACCTCTCGTGAGGAAATAATCCCGCTATTAGAATTTTTGCACAAGCATAAAACCTACCAGTTTATCTTTTTAACAGATATTACCGGAATACACTATCCTGATAATGCAGGACAGGAGTTTATGGTTGTGTATCATATGCACAGTTTTGTGCACAACTTCCGTGTTCGCATCAAGGTTAGCCTTGCCGAAGCGGACATTCACATTCCAACGGCAACAGGATTGTTTGCTTCCGCCAACTGGATGGAGCGGGAAACATACGATTTCTTTGGGATCATGTTCGACGGACACCCCAATTTAAAGCGCATTCTGAACATTGAGGAGATGGATTACTTCCCGATGAGACGGGAGTTTCCGATGGAAGACGCGACGCGCGAAGACAAAACAGATGCCCTTTTTGGCCGATGA
- the nuoD gene encoding NADH dehydrogenase (quinone) subunit D, with the protein MADIELLPHNVPANADLPELVEELTTLNLGPTHPATHGIFQNILKMDGEKIVSGEQTIGYIHRAFEKIAERRPFYQITTLTDRMNYCSSPINNLGWHMTVEKLLSVEVPKRAQYIRVIMMELARITDHLICNSILGVDTGAFTGFLYVMQKREEVYEIYEEVCGARLTTNMGRVGGMERDLSTTAIRKIHEFIKSFPPVLKEFEKLLNRNRIFMDRTINVGGISLERALSYGFTGPNLRAAGLDYDVRVMNPYSSYQDFEFDIPVGQHGDTYDRYMVRNEEMWQSLKIIEQAINNLPEGPYYADAPEYYLPPKNEVYRSMEALIYHFKIVMGEIDAPIGEVYHAVEGGNGELGFYLISDGGRTPYRLHFRRPSFIYYQAYPEMCKGSTLSDAILTMSSLNVIAGELDA; encoded by the coding sequence ATGGCAGATATTGAATTATTACCACATAATGTTCCCGCTAACGCCGATCTACCTGAGCTGGTTGAAGAACTGACCACGCTTAACCTCGGTCCTACTCACCCTGCAACCCACGGTATTTTCCAAAATATCCTGAAAATGGATGGGGAAAAGATCGTTTCCGGTGAACAAACAATTGGATACATACACCGTGCATTTGAGAAAATAGCCGAAAGAAGGCCATTTTACCAAATCACGACCCTTACCGACCGCATGAATTACTGCTCCTCCCCGATCAACAATCTGGGATGGCATATGACGGTTGAAAAGTTGCTGAGCGTGGAAGTGCCGAAAAGGGCCCAATACATCCGGGTGATTATGATGGAGCTTGCTCGGATTACGGACCACCTGATCTGCAATAGTATTTTGGGTGTGGATACGGGCGCTTTTACCGGGTTCCTGTATGTAATGCAGAAGCGTGAGGAAGTTTACGAAATATACGAGGAAGTTTGCGGTGCGCGTCTTACGACCAATATGGGCCGTGTAGGCGGAATGGAAAGAGATCTTTCTACCACAGCGATCCGCAAGATCCATGAGTTTATTAAATCATTCCCGCCTGTTCTGAAAGAGTTTGAGAAGTTGCTCAACCGTAACAGGATTTTCATGGACAGGACCATTAATGTAGGTGGTATCTCCCTGGAACGGGCATTATCCTATGGTTTCACAGGCCCTAATCTTCGTGCAGCCGGTTTGGATTATGATGTAAGGGTGATGAATCCTTACTCTTCTTATCAGGATTTTGAATTTGATATTCCTGTTGGCCAGCATGGCGATACTTATGACCGCTATATGGTCCGGAATGAGGAAATGTGGCAAAGTCTTAAAATCATAGAGCAAGCCATTAATAACCTTCCCGAAGGCCCTTATTATGCCGATGCGCCTGAATATTATCTGCCTCCCAAAAATGAGGTTTACAGGAGCATGGAAGCCCTTATTTATCATTTTAAAATTGTAATGGGAGAAATTGACGCTCCTATCGGCGAAGTTTACCATGCAGTGGAAGGCGGCAATGGCGAATTAGGGTTTTACCTGATCAGCGATGGCGGCCGGACTCCTTATAGACTGCATTTCCGTAGACCAAGCTTTATTTATTACCAGGCATATCCCGAAATGTGCAAAGGAAGCACGCTTTCTGACGCCATCCTGACCATGAGTAGCCTGAATGTAATTGCAGGTGAGCTGGACGCCTAA
- the nuoE gene encoding NADH-quinone oxidoreductase subunit NuoE — protein MTESLNPVAFTPERQEKVKEIIARYPEGRQKSALLPVLHVAQEQWGWLSSEVMDHVASLLSLEPVEVYEVATFYTMYHLDPVGKHVIEYCRTGPCCLMGGEDVYGHLKQKLGIEAGQTTADGLFTLKEVECLAACGWGPVFQIREKYYMNLTNEKVDGIIEELSK, from the coding sequence ATGACTGAATCATTAAATCCGGTTGCATTTACACCGGAAAGACAGGAAAAAGTAAAAGAGATCATAGCACGTTATCCTGAGGGCCGTCAAAAATCGGCTCTTTTGCCTGTTTTACACGTAGCCCAGGAACAATGGGGCTGGTTGAGCAGCGAAGTAATGGATCATGTGGCCAGCTTATTAAGCCTGGAACCCGTTGAAGTCTATGAAGTTGCGACTTTTTACACCATGTATCACCTGGATCCTGTCGGGAAGCATGTAATTGAATATTGCCGCACAGGTCCTTGCTGCTTAATGGGCGGTGAAGACGTATATGGACATTTGAAACAAAAACTGGGCATCGAGGCCGGACAAACAACTGCGGACGGACTTTTCACATTGAAAGAAGTGGAATGTCTGGCAGCATGTGGCTGGGGACCTGTTTTTCAGATTCGTGAGAAATATTACATGAATCTGACGAATGAAAAAGTGGACGGAATTATTGAAGAGTTGAGTAAATAG
- the nuoF gene encoding NADH-quinone oxidoreductase subunit NuoF encodes MAIKILTEHINTPGIETFDVYRQKGGYTAVEKAIKSMTPEEVVEEAKKSGVRGRGGAGFPMGMKWGFLAKPEGVPRYLVCNADESEPGTFKDHHLMKCIPHLLIEGMIISSFALGANKSFIYVRGELMYVIRILEKAIEEAKAQGFLGKNILGSGYDLELIVQPGGGAYICGEETALLESLEGKRGNPRNKPPFPAVKGLYQSPTVVNNVESISNMPWIINNGGDAYAAIGVGRSTGTKLISASGHINKPGVYEIELGVSVEEFLNSDEYCGGVRRGHHLKALVAGGSSVPILPAHLIMKTANGEDRLMSYESLSDGGFATGTMLGSGGFIVFDETACIVRNTWNFSRFYHHESCGQCSPCREGTGWMEKVLHRIEHGHGSMHDIDLLVDISKKIEGNTICPLGDAAAWPVASAIRHFRDEFMWHITHPHEASQPGAVYQGEMALV; translated from the coding sequence ATGGCTATAAAGATCTTAACGGAACATATTAATACACCGGGCATCGAAACTTTCGACGTTTATCGTCAAAAGGGAGGATATACGGCCGTTGAAAAAGCAATAAAATCCATGACTCCGGAAGAAGTTGTGGAAGAAGCAAAGAAGTCGGGTGTGCGTGGAAGAGGCGGTGCAGGATTTCCAATGGGCATGAAATGGGGCTTTTTGGCTAAACCAGAAGGCGTTCCGCGTTATCTGGTGTGTAATGCGGATGAATCCGAGCCGGGAACATTCAAAGATCACCATTTGATGAAATGCATTCCGCATTTGCTGATTGAAGGAATGATCATATCCAGCTTTGCATTGGGCGCCAACAAATCGTTTATATACGTGCGTGGCGAGCTGATGTATGTGATCCGGATTTTGGAGAAGGCCATTGAAGAAGCAAAAGCACAGGGTTTTCTTGGCAAAAATATATTAGGAAGCGGTTACGATCTCGAACTGATCGTTCAGCCGGGAGGAGGCGCATACATTTGCGGTGAAGAAACGGCGCTTTTGGAATCATTAGAAGGTAAAAGAGGAAACCCAAGAAACAAGCCGCCATTCCCGGCAGTAAAAGGTTTATATCAAAGCCCTACTGTGGTGAATAATGTGGAGTCTATCTCCAATATGCCTTGGATCATTAACAATGGCGGAGATGCTTATGCAGCCATTGGTGTAGGCCGCAGCACAGGAACGAAGCTGATTTCTGCTTCGGGACACATTAATAAGCCCGGGGTTTACGAAATTGAATTGGGTGTCAGTGTTGAAGAATTCCTGAATTCCGACGAATACTGCGGTGGTGTCAGAAGAGGACATCATTTGAAAGCACTAGTTGCGGGAGGATCTTCTGTCCCCATTCTGCCAGCGCACCTGATCATGAAAACGGCTAATGGTGAAGATCGCCTGATGAGCTATGAATCACTGTCGGATGGTGGATTTGCGACGGGAACCATGTTAGGTTCGGGTGGTTTCATTGTTTTTGATGAAACAGCTTGTATCGTTCGCAACACCTGGAATTTCTCCCGTTTTTATCACCACGAATCGTGCGGACAATGCAGCCCGTGCCGCGAAGGAACTGGCTGGATGGAAAAAGTGCTTCACCGTATTGAGCATGGCCACGGAAGCATGCATGACATTGATTTGTTGGTTGATATATCTAAAAAAATAGAAGGTAACACCATTTGTCCATTGGGAGACGCCGCTGCCTGGCCAGTTGCCAGCGCGATCCGGCATTTCAGGGATGAGTTCATGTGGCACATTACCCATCCACACGAAGCATCGCAGCCCGGCGCAGTATACCAGGGCGAAATGGCATTAGTATAA